A genomic segment from Salvia splendens isolate huo1 chromosome 13, SspV2, whole genome shotgun sequence encodes:
- the LOC121760014 gene encoding putative late blight resistance protein homolog R1B-17, with the protein MAAFGAAASLKITIEKLFESRILLVAPYPIVEQFIASYCAVFDHSYFKVVIASYAAAVSLNYTVLSILQSFRVPLVSVFHISVFTRVMLTYVAALFLKYKMSRFLPRAIATKFIVPVMAYNAMHRLQIVLLKLEETGFRKVRTKVNALDERIKEIIWEFEDSLESQFTNQILPQLESSSSGGVRDPLPYSVNLWSLKESVDCFVKRMKVMEAEYVSELLTMPEEESEPISSRIDFGGINSVMVGSSDVFERVRDFLIEDEGKRILVTGMAGVGKTTIAKKVSEDPLIKKHFELRVWVEVGRICQSTEIVQCILAQEDPNTYNQVFTQGDDDEEKLVGLLKERLMYKKCLIVLDDVWEWDTQLMDILPEENVRILVTSRIRLDECPIYSLVCLLNEDESNKLLGEKVFGEEGFPPHLKKLGEKIAKKCEGLPLMLVTVAELLSKEDKTEEYWTEVAQKQHNSVFMDSYNQISEVLFPSYDYLPQYLKMIFLYMGAFPPYSNIDEDNIVYLLIAEGFLEPSEEITLSNSLGECTMTLIDKYNLVLLDAEPYVSWFSTKDFRVHSCWQHVCKKEASKIKFLHVLQSWDDVIKDQRRLCAHCNTLFSFKQVYDSIKSDCSPIARSLLCLGPYVQYPVPIHDMDLKLLRVLNAANVRFYLISQEIMKLVCLRYLSLTCNLEITVSISNLLHLQSLMIKPHMNIRKFGVVSYMPDEIWDMQELLNLEVTGRDLPTPNSDATLEKIILYFWCECKELHQRNSQKIP; encoded by the coding sequence ATGGCTGCTTTTGGTGCAGCGGCTTCTCTCAAGATTACAATTGAGAAGCTTTTTGAATCTCGCATTTTGCTGGTTGCTCCGTATCCAATAGTGGAGCAGTTCATTGCTTCCTATTGTGCTGTGTTTGATCATTCATATTTCAAAGTGGTGATAGCGTCTTATGCTGCAGCGGTTTCTCTGAACTACACGGTTCTGAGCATTCTACAATCGTTTCGGGTTCCGCTGGTTTCTGTGTTTCATATTTCAGTTTTCACACGGGTGATGCTGACTTATGTTGCAGCGCTTTTTCTCAAGTATAAGATGTCTCGTTTTCTACCACGCGCCATCGCTACAAAATTCATAGTGCCGGTGATGGCCTACAACGCCATGCATCGCTTGCAGATAGTTCTGCTGAAATTGGAGGAGACCGGCTTCAGGAAGGTGAGGACGAAGGTGAATGCTCTGGATGAACGAATCAAAGAGATCATATGGGAATTCGAAGATTCGCTAGAATCCCAATTCACCAATCAGATTCTTCCACAACTCGAAAGCTCAAGCTCAGGTGGTGTGAGGGATCCCTTGCCTTACTCTGTAAATCTGTGGAGTTTGAAGGAGAGTGTTGATTGCTTCGTCAAGAGGATGAAGGTCATGGAGGCAGAGTACGTATCTGAACTGCTGACTATGCCGGAAGAAGAAAGTGAACCTATTTCCTCAAGAATTGATTTCGGTGGAATCAACTCAGTGATGGTTGGATCATCTGATGTGTTTGAACGAGTCCGGGATTTTCTGATCGAAGATGAGGGGAAACGGATATTAGTGACTGGGATGGCAGGAGTTGGAAAGACCACTATTGCTAAGAAAGTATCCGAGGATCCATTGATTAAGAAGCACTTCGAGCTTCGAGTATGGGTCGAAGTGGGCAGAATATGTCAATCCACTGAAATAGTACAATGCATTCTAGCTCAAGAGGATCCCAACACTTACAACCAAGTGTTTACCCAAggagatgatgatgaggagaaATTAGTTGGACTCTTGAAAGAGAGATTAATGTATAAGAAATGTCTCATTGTGTTAGATGATGTATGGGAATGGGACACACAACTAATGGATATCTTGCCAGAGGAGAATGTCCGAATCTTGGTTACAAGCAGGATACGATTGGATGAATGTCCAATTTATTCTTTAGTGTGCTTGTTGAACGAAGATGAAAGTAATAAATTACTTGGTGAGAAGGTGTTTGGTGAAGAGGGTTTCCCTCCTCACTTGAAGAAATTGGGAGAGAAGATTGCAAAAAAATGTGAAGGTCTTCCACTTATGCTAGTCACAGTGGCGGAGCTCCTATCCAAAGAAGACAAGACTGAAGAATACTGGACTGAGGTAGCCCAAAAACAACATAATTCAGTGTTCATGGATTCATATAATCAAATATCAGAGGTACTTTTCCCAAGCTATGACTACTTGCCTCAATATTTGAAAATGATTTTCCTCTATATGGGAGCTTTCCCTCCATACAGTAATATCGACGAAGATAACATCGTCTATCTGTTGATTGCTGAAGGGTTTCTTGAACCGTCTGAGGAAATAACTTTGTCAAATTCCTTGGGCGAATGCACAATGACACTTATTGACAAGTATAATCTTGTTCTATTAGATGCAGAACCATATGTATCTTGGTTTTCAACGAAAGATTTTCGCGTGCATTCTTGCTGGCAGCATGTATGTAAGAAGGAAGCTAGTAAAATCAAGTTTTTGCATGTTCTACAAAGTTGGGATGATGTAATCAAAGACCAGCGTCGGTTGTGTGCTCATTGCAATACTTTATTTTCCTTCAAACAAGTGTATGATTCAATAAAAAGTGACTGCTCACCCATTGCCCGTTCTCTCCTTTGTCTTGGTCCTTACGTCCAATATCCGGTGCCAATACACGACATGGATCTCAAGTTGCTTAGGGTACTAAATGCTGCTAATGTTCGATTTTACCTTATCTCCCAAGAAATTATGAAACTAGTTTGTTTACGATACCTTTCCTTAACTTGCAACTTAGAGATCACTGTTTCTATatccaatcttcttcatcttcaatcCTTGATGATAAAACCGCATATGAATATTAGAAAGTTTGGAGTTGTATCGTACATGCCGGATGAAATATGGGACATGCAGGAGTTATTAAACCTTGAGGTCACGGGAAGAGACCTACCAACCCCTAATTCTGATGCTACATtggaaaaaattattttatatttctgGTGTGAGTGCAAAGAGTTGCACCAGAGAAATTCTCAAAAAATTCCCTAA